A region from the Geobacter benzoatilyticus genome encodes:
- a CDS encoding autotransporter assembly complex protein TamA — translation MPIHFPIHFPSPRHRTGSQLPGLLRGVVAATAILWLLFCAAPLRAEEPVEVAIEGVEDEALENVEKALALPHGFVRDGKVDGKWLERFAGQAQERVRAALEPYGYYRARVTTTLEETGEGKYLLRAVIQRGKRVRISDVQVSLTGEGSTNPTLKELVGNFPLKTGSALIQPDYEEAKGVLRSKAMILGYLDADFTTREIRISPDRTEARITLVLDTGPLYRFGEVTITGAPSYPDSYLRRHVTIKPGRAFSYNTLGETQLNFANTERFDEVRITPERELAKDNRVPVTITLKPGPTQRLRPGIGYGSDTGARGSLTYRHLNVLDLGHEFHSQLFLSERLQGIAASYVIPSARDTRTYSALQLNLQREDVRTYISRLVALEGSVNRSMGKGKLGTAFLRVHQESFTVGDEDSASLLVLPGIRYSEHRFDNLVRPTKGYRFMVEGSGTHQFMGSDTGLVQVRAEGSGIVPLPWRLSLLGRVAGGLSFLNDPMAELPATLRFFSGGDRSVRGYAYKSLGPRNSAGDVVGGRNLLEGSIELQRALFTNWGVSLFYDTGNAFNDLSKIRLYEGAGVGVHYYTLIGAINLYVARQIGVDNPDFRVHLTIGFEL, via the coding sequence ATGCCCATCCATTTCCCGATCCATTTCCCGTCCCCCCGCCACCGGACAGGCAGCCAGCTGCCCGGGCTCCTCAGGGGGGTGGTGGCAGCCACGGCAATATTGTGGCTACTTTTCTGCGCCGCTCCCCTCCGGGCCGAGGAACCGGTGGAAGTGGCGATAGAAGGAGTGGAGGACGAGGCTCTGGAAAATGTGGAAAAGGCCCTGGCGCTCCCCCACGGCTTCGTCCGGGACGGGAAGGTTGACGGCAAATGGCTGGAGCGCTTCGCGGGCCAGGCCCAGGAGCGGGTTCGGGCGGCCCTGGAACCTTACGGCTACTATCGCGCCAGGGTCACCACCACCCTGGAGGAAACCGGCGAAGGGAAATACCTGCTTCGGGCCGTCATTCAGCGGGGAAAGCGCGTCAGGATATCGGACGTGCAGGTATCCCTGACCGGCGAGGGGAGCACCAACCCGACCCTGAAGGAGCTTGTCGGCAATTTCCCCCTCAAAACCGGCAGCGCCCTTATCCAGCCCGATTACGAGGAGGCCAAGGGGGTGCTCCGCTCCAAGGCAATGATCCTCGGATACCTGGACGCTGATTTCACCACCCGCGAGATCCGCATCTCCCCCGACCGTACCGAGGCCCGTATCACGCTCGTTCTCGATACGGGGCCCCTCTACCGGTTCGGCGAGGTTACCATCACCGGAGCCCCCAGCTATCCCGACTCCTATCTCCGCCGCCACGTCACCATCAAGCCTGGCCGCGCCTTTTCCTACAACACGCTGGGCGAGACCCAGCTCAACTTCGCCAACACGGAGCGCTTCGACGAGGTGCGCATCACCCCCGAACGGGAACTGGCCAAGGACAACCGGGTGCCGGTAACCATCACCCTCAAGCCCGGCCCGACCCAGCGGCTGCGGCCGGGAATCGGCTACGGCAGCGATACCGGAGCCAGGGGCTCCCTCACCTATCGCCACCTGAACGTTCTGGACCTGGGGCACGAGTTCCACTCGCAGCTGTTCCTCTCGGAACGGCTCCAGGGGATAGCGGCAAGTTATGTCATCCCCTCGGCGCGGGACACCAGAACCTACTCGGCGTTGCAGCTCAACCTCCAGCGAGAGGATGTCAGAACTTACATCAGCCGCCTGGTGGCCCTGGAAGGAAGCGTGAACCGGAGCATGGGGAAGGGGAAGCTCGGCACCGCGTTCCTGAGAGTTCACCAGGAGAGCTTCACCGTTGGAGACGAGGACTCCGCCTCCCTGCTGGTCCTTCCCGGCATCCGCTATTCCGAGCACCGCTTCGACAACCTGGTCCGGCCCACGAAGGGATACCGCTTCATGGTGGAGGGGAGCGGCACCCACCAGTTTATGGGGTCCGATACGGGGCTTGTCCAGGTGCGGGCCGAAGGGAGCGGCATCGTGCCGCTGCCGTGGCGGCTCTCCCTCCTGGGGCGGGTGGCCGGTGGATTGTCATTCCTCAACGACCCCATGGCCGAACTGCCCGCGACGCTGCGGTTTTTCTCCGGCGGCGACCGGAGCGTGCGGGGCTACGCCTATAAATCCCTGGGGCCAAGGAACTCAGCGGGGGATGTGGTCGGCGGCCGCAACCTCCTGGAGGGGAGCATCGAGCTCCAGCGGGCGCTCTTCACGAACTGGGGAGTTTCCCTTTTCTACGATACGGGCAACGCCTTTAACGACCTCTCAAAGATCCGCCTCTACGAGGGAGCTGGGGTGGGCGTCCACTACTACACCCTTATCGGGGCCATCAACCTCTACGTGGCCCGGCAGATCGGCGTCGACAACCCCGATTTCCGGGTGCACCTGACCATCGGGTTCGAACTGTGA